Part of the Candidatus Methylomirabilota bacterium genome is shown below.
TTCGCCGAGGACATGGCCAAGCAGGGCACGTTCGTCCGCTTCATGGACCGCAAGGCGTACGCCGCGTTCCTCAGAGAGAACGATGAGCTGAACAAGACCCTGGCGCGCGATCTCGGGCTCCTGAAGCGCTGAGGGTGGTTGGTCGCAACGCGAGGCGGGGGGGAAATGGGGGGGACGTCTCGTCCCCCCCATTGTCCAGAGATGGCGTTGCCGGGCTGGTCTGTCTCGCTGGTTCTCTTCTTCTTCTCTGGACGTCGCGCGGACTCCCCCAGCCGGCGCTCGTCCCGATCGGGCCCGGGTTCTACCCGCGCATCCTCCTCGTCGTGACGGCGGTACTCAGCGCGGCGCTGCTGGTCTCGGACCTGTGGCGCCGCGGTCGCCGGCCCGTCGCGCCGGCGGTGAATTACCGGCTGGTGCTGCTGGCGTTCCTCATCTTCACCGCCTATGTGTTCCTGCTCCCCGTGCTAGGCTACCGCGTCGCCACCGCCCTCTTCGTCGGCGTGCTTCAGGCGACGCTCGAACCGCCGCGCGACGGGCGCGGCTGGGCGCTCGTGGGCGCCCTCGCCCTCGGCGCGATGCTCGTGACCTATTACGTGTTCGAGGCGTACCTGAACGTGCTGCTCCCTCGCGGGCGCCTCACGGGCTTCTGAGGTGTTCGGACCGCTCCTCGGCAGCCTCGGCGAGGTGCTCCAGCCGCAGTACCTGCTGCCCCTGGCCATCGGCACCCTGGCCGGGCTCGTCGGCGGCGCCCTGCCCGGCGTGACGATCACGATGACGATCATCATCGTGCTGCCCTTTACCTTCGGCATGGACCCGCTGGCCGGGCTGGCCGCCATGGTGGGCGTCTACGTCGGCGGCGAATCGGGCGGGCTCGTTACCGCGAGCCTGCTCGGCATCCCGGGGACGCCCTCGGCGGTGGCGACCACGTTCGATGGCTTCCCGATGGCCCGCCGTGGCGAGCCGGGACGGGCCGTGTGGCTCGGCACGTGGGCGTCCTTCATCGGTGGGTTGCTGGGCGCCATCTTCCTCGTCGGCGCCACGATGCCCCTGGCCCGCTTCGCCCTGCGGTTCGGTCCCTGGGAGTACTTCGCGCTGTTCATCTTCGCGCTCTCGATGGTGGCCGGGCTCACCGAGCACTCGCTCCTCAAGGGCTTCCTCTCCGGCGCCATCGGCCTGATCATCACGGTGATCGGCTCCGACCCGATCATGTCGGTCCCCCGCTTCACGTTCGGGAGCGAGTTCCTGCGCTCGGGCTTTCAGTTCCTCCCGGTCCTCATCGGCATCTTCGCCTTCGCCCAGATCATGACGGACCTCGAGAAGCTGGCTGCGGGTGGCCCGCAGGCGCGCATCGAGGCGCCGAACCTCGCCGTCTCCCACGTGGCGGTCATCTGGGAGATCCTCAAGCGGCCTTTCCTGCTTCTGTGGTCCACGATCATCGGCGTCTGGATCGGGGTCCTGCCCGCCATCGGCGGCAGCGCGGCCAACGTCATGGCCTACGACCAGGCCAAGAAGTTTTCGAAGCACCCGGAGAAGTTCGGGACCGGGATCCCCGAGGGGATCATCGCCTCGGAGGCGTCCAACAACGCCAACGTGGCCGGCTCGCTGGTGACGATCATGGCCTTCGGAATCCCGGGCGACGCGGTCACGGCGGTCATGCTCGGCGCCATGATCATCCACGGCATCCAGCCCGGTCCGCTGTTCATGATCCAGGAGCCGCGCGTCGCCTACGGCATCTTCGCGGCATACCTGCTGGCGCATCCGGTGATGATGGTGCTCCAGTGGCTGCTCGCGCGGGTCTACCTCAAGATCGTGCAGGTGCCGAAGTCGATGCTGGTGCCGGTGATCCTCGTGCTCTGCGTCATCGGCGCCTACGCCCTGAACAACACGATGGAAAACGTCTACGCGCTGCTCCTGTTCGGCGTGCTGGGCTACCTGCTCGTCAAGTTCGGCTTCCCGCTGGCGCCGCTCATCCTGGGCGTCATCCTGGGCGACCAGATCGAGATCAACCTGGTGCGCGCGCTCATGACCGACGGCGACCCGTGGCTGTTCCTGACGCGGCCCATCGCGGGCGTGCTGCTGGGGCTGTCCGCCCTCTCGGTCGTGCTGGCGCTCTGGCAGCACCGCCGCCAGTACCGGCGCGCCGCGCCCGCCCCGGCGCCCGACACCGACTTCTGAGCGATGGCCGGTACGACGTGCCGGGCGCCGGGCCGACCCGGCTCGACCCCGCCCAACACGGTATAATTCGAGACGCCATGGCCACCCTGACCGACTCCCGGAAACGCGAGCTGCGGCGCGAGCTCGAGACGGTCGTGGGCCCCGGCGCCGTGCTCAGCGATCCGGACGAGCTGCTGGTCTACGAGTCGGACGGCCTCACGCTCTTCCGCGCGCTGGCGGACTTCGTCGTGTTCCCGACCTCCGCCGAGCAGGTGGCGGTGGTCGTCAAGCTCGCCAACCGCGAGAGTCTGCCGTTCGTCGCCCGCGGCGCCGGCACCGGGCTCTCGGGGGGCTGCCTGCCCGCCGAGGGCGGGATCGTGCTCTCGCTCATGCGGATGAACCGCATCCTCGAGGTCGATTACGACAACCAGCTCGCCGTCGTCGAGCCCGGGCTCGTCAACCTGCATCTGTCGTGGGCCGTCGGCCCGCGCGGCTACTACTACGCGCCCGACCCCTCGAGCTAGCAGGCGTGCACGATCGGGGGGAACATCGCCAACAACTCCGGCGGTCCCCACACGCTCAAGTACGGAGTGACGGTCAACCACATCCTGGGCCTCGAGGTCGTGATGCCCGACGGCGAGATCGTCTGGCTGGGCGGCAAGACCCGCGAGACCCAGGGCTACGACCTGACGGGCGTCTTCGTCGGCTCCGAGGGGACGCTGCACCGGAAGGTCAACCACATCCTGGCCACGGGCGCCGAGGCGGTGGTCACGGCGAATCCGGGGTGTATTCTTCAGATCCAGGCGGGGCTCCGCGCCCACGGGGCGGAGGTGTCCGTGCTGCACATCGTCGAGGTCCTCGACCGCGCTGGCGACGCCGCGCCGTGAGCCGACCCATCGCGACCACACCCGAGGAGCACAAGGCGCAGGCGCCGAGGTCGGTGGGGTGCTTCGTGCTCACGATCTCCGACAGCAAGACGCCCGAGACCGACACCAGCGGCGCGCTCATCCGCGAGCTCCTGGGCGGGGCGGGCCACCGGGTGGTCGGGTTCGCCATCGTGCGCGACGAGCCCACCGATGTCCAGCGCGTGATCCGCGAAGCCGTCGCCGACCCGGCCGCCCAGGCGGTGATCCTCACGGGCGGCACCGGCATCACCTCCCGCGACGCGACGTTCGAGGCGGTGGAGGCGCTGCTCGACAAGCGGCTGCCCGGCTTCGGCGAGCTGTTCCGCATGCTCTCCTACCAGGAGATCGGGCCGGCGGCGATGCTCTCGCGCGCCCAGATGGGCATCTACCAGCGGCGGATCGTGGTGTCGCTGCCGGGCTCGCCGAACGCCTGCCGGCTCGCCCTCGAAAAGCTGCTCATCCCGGAGCTGGGCCACCTTGTGCGCGAAGTCAGCCGCTAGCCTGCTCGTCGCCGCGTGGCTGGCCTTTCAGCTGGGCGGCGCCAGCCCCAGCTCCCGCGCGCTCGACCAGCTCGAGCGGGCGGTGACGCGGCCGCTGCCCGCCGTTCCCCAGCGGGAGGTGACGCCGCCCGACCGGGTCTGGGTTCCCGATCGCTACATCCCGGGCCGCGACGGCGGCGTCGCGCACGTGCCGGCGCACTGGGAGCGCCGGGTCACGGACCGCGAGTTCCATGTTCCGCCCCTCGTCGTCTGCGGCGCCGGGCGGGAGTGCGTCCTGGTCCCGGCAGGCGTCCGGCCGCCGGCGGCCGAGCGCCAGGGGCCGTGAGGGGTATACTGATGTCGCCCTGACAAGGAGGTCCTGCATGCGACGTTCGCCGCTCCGCCCGGCCCTGGGCCTCGTGCTGCTCGCCACACTTCTCAGCGCCTGCGCCGGCCCCACGCTGGCGGGGTCGGCGCCGCCGCCCCGGGCGGCGGCCGCTCCGGAGCTGGCGCGCTTCAACGAGCTGTTGGCCGACCTGGCGGAGCGGCTCAAGCCCGCGCTGGTCCACGTCCGCGTGCGCCGGGAGGCCGCCAAGGAGGAATCGGAGGAGCCTCAGGAGCCGCGCCGCAGTGCCGGCTCGGGGTTCATCGTCAACCCCCAGGGCGTCATCGTCACCAACGCTCACGTCGTGGAGGGTGCTTCGACGGTCCAGGTGCGCCTGTTCGACGGCCGCCGGTTCACAGGCAAGGTGATCGGCCGCGACAGCCGCATCGATCTGGCGCTGCTGAAGATCGACGGCATGAAGGACCTTCCGACGTTGCCGTTCGGCGACTCCAACCGGCTGCGCGTGGGCGAGTTCGTGCTGGCGCTCGGCCATCCCTTCGGCCTCGAGCACACCGTGTCGTTCGGGATCGTGAGCCGCAAGGGGGCGCCGCTGTCGGTCGCCGCGCCGGGCTTCGACTTCATCCAGACCGATGCCGCCATCAACCCCGGCAACTCGGGGGGCCCGCTGGTCAACATGGCGGGCGAGGTGATCGGGGTCAACAGCATGGCCGCCCGCAACGGCTCGATCGGCTTCGCCATCCCTTCCAACCTGGTCAAGGTGCTCGTGCCCCAGCTCGTGGCCAAGGGCCGCATCGAGTGGGGCTGGCTGGGCGTCAGCATCACCGAGGTGGGCGAGGACGACCTGGAGCGGCTCAAGTTGCGCGAGCCCCG
Proteins encoded:
- a CDS encoding tripartite tricarboxylate transporter TctB family protein, yielding MVGRNARRGGNGGDVSSPPLSRDGVAGLVCLAGSLLLLWTSRGLPQPALVPIGPGFYPRILLVVTAVLSAALLVSDLWRRGRRPVAPAVNYRLVLLAFLIFTAYVFLLPVLGYRVATALFVGVLQATLEPPRDGRGWALVGALALGAMLVTYYVFEAYLNVLLPRGRLTGF
- a CDS encoding tripartite tricarboxylate transporter permease, with the protein product MFGPLLGSLGEVLQPQYLLPLAIGTLAGLVGGALPGVTITMTIIIVLPFTFGMDPLAGLAAMVGVYVGGESGGLVTASLLGIPGTPSAVATTFDGFPMARRGEPGRAVWLGTWASFIGGLLGAIFLVGATMPLARFALRFGPWEYFALFIFALSMVAGLTEHSLLKGFLSGAIGLIITVIGSDPIMSVPRFTFGSEFLRSGFQFLPVLIGIFAFAQIMTDLEKLAAGGPQARIEAPNLAVSHVAVIWEILKRPFLLLWSTIIGVWIGVLPAIGGSAANVMAYDQAKKFSKHPEKFGTGIPEGIIASEASNNANVAGSLVTIMAFGIPGDAVTAVMLGAMIIHGIQPGPLFMIQEPRVAYGIFAAYLLAHPVMMVLQWLLARVYLKIVQVPKSMLVPVILVLCVIGAYALNNTMENVYALLLFGVLGYLLVKFGFPLAPLILGVILGDQIEINLVRALMTDGDPWLFLTRPIAGVLLGLSALSVVLALWQHRRQYRRAAPAPAPDTDF
- a CDS encoding MogA/MoaB family molybdenum cofactor biosynthesis protein codes for the protein MSRPIATTPEEHKAQAPRSVGCFVLTISDSKTPETDTSGALIRELLGGAGHRVVGFAIVRDEPTDVQRVIREAVADPAAQAVILTGGTGITSRDATFEAVEALLDKRLPGFGELFRMLSYQEIGPAAMLSRAQMGIYQRRIVVSLPGSPNACRLALEKLLIPELGHLVREVSR
- a CDS encoding trypsin-like peptidase domain-containing protein — protein: MRRSPLRPALGLVLLATLLSACAGPTLAGSAPPPRAAAAPELARFNELLADLAERLKPALVHVRVRREAAKEESEEPQEPRRSAGSGFIVNPQGVIVTNAHVVEGASTVQVRLFDGRRFTGKVIGRDSRIDLALLKIDGMKDLPTLPFGDSNRLRVGEFVLALGHPFGLEHTVSFGIVSRKGAPLSVAAPGFDFIQTDAAINPGNSGGPLVNMAGEVIGVNSMAARNGSIGFAIPSNLVKVLVPQLVAKGRIEWGWLGVSITEVGEDDLERLKLREPRGVLIRSVIPGEPADQGGVRPNDVIVALDGTRLDGPRDLQRVVAAAPVGKKVRVTVWRDGHETEIEVTIGRYKAVEEQ